The Pseudofrankia sp. DC12 region CAACACAAGGAGACCGATACACCGAGACAACACGGTCTCTCGTCACACCTCGTCAGACAAGTCCGACGGCGTCCGCGTTGTCCCGGTCACGGCGTCCAGCGGCGAAAGGTGTACCGAAAGCGTGGCGAAGGAGGCAGGGAGGCGGCCTCAGGCGAGCGGCTGGAGCTCGGTGAGCACGAGGGCGGTCTCCAGCGCCGCGAGGGCCGCCTCACGGCCCTTGTCCTCGACGGATCCAGGCAGACCGGCCCGGTCCCTGGCCTGCTCGACCGTGTCGCAGGTGAGCACGCCGAAGCCGACCGGCACCCCGTTGTCCAGGCTGACCCGCAGCAGCCCCTCGGTGACGTACTTGCAGACGTAGTCGAAATGGGGGGTGCCACCGCGGATGACCACCCCGAGCGCGACGACCGCGTCGTGGTGGGCCGCCAGCCGGTCGGCGACGACCGGCAGCTCGACGGCGCCCGCCACTCGGACCACGGTCGGCTCGACCACGAGCTTCACGTCCTGCGCGGCGCGCAGCGCGCCCTCCAGCAGCGCGTCGGTGATCTCACTGTGCCACCGGGTGGCGACGATTCCGAGCCGCACCTCGGACGCCTCCGGCAGCACCTCCTGTGGTGCCCC contains the following coding sequences:
- the ribH gene encoding 6,7-dimethyl-8-ribityllumazine synthase produces the protein MSGSGAPQEVLPEASEVRLGIVATRWHSEITDALLEGALRAAQDVKLVVEPTVVRVAGAVELPVVADRLAAHHDAVVALGVVIRGGTPHFDYVCKYVTEGLLRVSLDNGVPVGFGVLTCDTVEQARDRAGLPGSVEDKGREAALAALETALVLTELQPLA